One genomic window of Solanum dulcamara chromosome 12, daSolDulc1.2, whole genome shotgun sequence includes the following:
- the LOC129875594 gene encoding LOW QUALITY PROTEIN: putative disease resistance protein At4g10780 (The sequence of the model RefSeq protein was modified relative to this genomic sequence to represent the inferred CDS: inserted 5 bases in 3 codons; substituted 2 bases at 2 genomic stop codons), protein MVIEALXILKEKVWDPYVGLEEKLETIKRKMEVLISRRKDVTAEVKDAELHSSKRHKTEVENWLSSVQKLEHKFECFEQEVQQAXSRIGLSNRADTIHKELEDLLDQGKFTEGTLLHFNEEKMQPLVTINLKGQAFMKILRKVLTSLNEVSSIGIYGMRGMGKTTLAMHIHDHLLKESRFFGNVYWITVSQDFSITKIQNNIASTIGLDLSSEDDDKKRTAKLFQSLKRKKCFVFILDDVWNIFDVTKVGIPLEIGGGKLIITSRSSEVCDKIGCQKKVKVATLSMTESWELFVKTLGRQWGDLSMEIEEIAKKMTKKCDGLSLGIITTAASMRRVNDVFEWRDTFEEFXDSCMQMENMNNEVFPILQCSYNRLRDPRLQKCFLYCCLYPEDYKIRRDELVRLLIVEELLVKRNSRKAELDQGYAVLRKLERACLLESVVNGNGSRCVRMHDLVREMALRITRDEINLMVRAGAQLCEIPGEQEWSEDLDKVSLMNNDISKISQPLSSICPRLTTLLLQGNCSLSQVVDTFFVQMPGLRVLDFSYTAIHQQPSSVSNLVSLSALLLRRCYGLRFVTPLNNLKNLIELDLFHTIIQEVPQGLESLVNLRCLDMTRDESVSKTLYKKPDEDILAKLSNLQFLSIPFVVQVEELLGMRQLDVFHGKFIDVCSFNRLVKYQQPCGKPSSFVIALDPKSSSDPILESDHLSRLVLTGDSIEMLRYDQIEEEEEGRVVTLLPVNIQELLISECDFRTLGNSLFDAIPSLIQSKDLXVIKIGRCNGIECLLRLSNCSSTGHQGLMSTCNTLETLERLVLHCLKEFSGLCKLELGEALPTVGTFSHLRCLEVSFCDKMKELIPRWLLQYLQNLTEITVRICEEMEEIITDDEEEQVNQYASSASSSAIISYNRSNNINDEVVLPKLQILYLHALPILKSIYKGRMTCGSIQRITISLCHKLERLPFTLPLRNGXPSAPPDLEFIRMGEKSWKTLDWDHPQYKNVLHPFVKKN, encoded by the exons ATGGTGATTGAGGCATTATGAATCCTCAAGGAAAAAGTATGGGATCCGTACGTGGGACTTGAGGAAAAACTAGAAAccataaaaagaaagatggaagtGTTGATCAGTCGAAGGAAGGATGTCACAGCTGAAGTAAAAGATGCAGAACTACATTCGAGTAAAAGACATAAGACTGAGGTTGAAAATTGGCTTAGTAGTGTACAAAAGCTAGAACATAAGTTTGAATGCTTTGAGCAAGAAGTACAACAGG TATCGCGCATAGGGTTGTCAAATCGTGCTGATACAATTCATAAAGAATTGGAAGATCTCCTAGACCAAGGTAAATTTACTGAAGGAACTTTGCTTCATTTTAATGAAGAGAAGATGCAACCATTGGTGACGATAAACTTGAAAGGTCAAGCATTTATGAAGATTCTAAGAAAGGTGTTAACGTCGTTGAATGAAGTTTCAAGTATTGGCATTTATGGTATGAGAGGTATGGGGAAAACCACTCTTGCAATGCATATACATGACCATCTCCTCAAAGAATCAAGATTCTTTGGTAATGTTTATTGGATTACTGTATCACAAGATTTTAGCATTACTAAAATTCAAAACAACATTGCTAGCACTATCGGTCTAGACCTTTCGAGTGAGGATGATGACAAGAAGAGGACAGCAAAATTGTTCCAGAGTTTGAAGAGGAAGAAATGCTTTGTGTTTATATTGGATGATGTATGGAACATTTTTGATGTAACAAAAGTGGGAATTCCACTGGAAATTGGTGGAGGTAAGCTAATCATAACTAGTCGATCGTCTGAGGTGTGTGATAAGATTGGCtgccaaaagaaagtaaaagtaGCAACTCTTTCAATGACTGAATCATGGGAATTATTCGTGAAGACACTTGGTCGTCAATGGGGAGATCTTTCAATGGAAATAGAAGAAATAGCAAAGAAAATGACAAAGAAATGTGATGGATTATCACTCGGAATAATAACTACGGCTGCAAGTATGAGAAGAGTTAACGATGTTTTTGAGTGGAGGGACACGTTTGAAGAATT AGACTCTTGTATGCAAATGGAGAATATGAACAATGAGGTGTTTCCAATTCTTCAGTGTAGTTATAACCGTTTGAGAGATCCAAGACTACAAAAGTGTTTTCTTTATTGTTGCTTATACCCTGAAGACTACAAAATTAGGAGAGATGAATTGGTTCGCCTTCTCATTGTGGAAGAGTTGCTTGTCAAAAGGAACAGTAGGAAAGCAGAACTTGACCAAGGTTATGCAGTATTGAGAAAATTGGAAAGGGCGTGCTTACTAGAAAGTGTCGTGAATGGTAATGGATCTCGATGTGTGAGGATGCATGATTTGGTGAGAGAAATGGCATTGCGAATTACGAgagatgaaattaatttgatGGTGAGAGCAGGAGCACAATTGTGTGAAATACCAGGGGAGCAAGAATGGTCGGAGGACTTGGACAAGGTTTCTTTGATGAATAATGATATAAGCAAAATTTCACAGCCTTTATCCTCTATATGTCCGAGACTTACAACTTTGTTATTGCAAGGAAATTGTAGTTTGAGTCAAGTTGTAGATACCTTTTTCGTGCAGATGCCTGGTCTACGTGTTTTGGATTTTAGCTACACCGCAATACATCAGCAGCCTAGTTCCGTGTCAAATCTAGTAAGTCTCTCTGCATTGCTGCTACGACGTTGTTATGGACTTAGATTTGTGACACCATTGAACAATCTCAAGAACCTCATTGAGTTGGACCTTTTCCACACAATTATCCAGGAAGTGCCTCAAGGTTTAGAAAGTTTGGTTAATTTGAGATGCTTGGACATGACTAGAGATGAAAGCGTTTCAAAGACACTATATAAGAAACCTGATGAAGATATTTTAGCTAAGCTCTCTAATCTTCAATTCCTCTCGATTCCTTTTGTTGTACAAGTAGAAGAATTACTTGGGATGAGACAACTAGATGTATTTCATGGGAAGTTTATTGATGTTTGTAGTTTTAATAGATTGGTCAAATATCAACAGCCTTGTGGGAAGCCGAGTTCCTTTGTAATTGCTTTAGATCCGAAAAGTTCTTCAGATCCAATTTTGGAGAGTGATCATCTTTCGCGTCTTGTTCTCACTGGAGACAGCATAGAGATGCTACGCTATGACcagatagaagaagaagaagaagggcgAGTTGTGACTCTTCTACCGGTAAACATTCAGGAGTTACTTATTTCAGAATGTGATTTTCGCACGTTGGGCAATAGCTTGTTTGATGCTATTCCATCTCTGATTCAGTCCAAAGACTT AGTAATTAAAATTGGACGATGCAATGGTATAGAGTGCCTACTTAGGTTATCGAATTGTAGCTCAACGGGACATCAGGGACTCATGTCTACTTGCAACACACTCGAAACTCTTGAGAGATTGGTTTTGCATTGCTTAAAAGAATTCAGTGGTCTTTGTAAGTTGGAATTAGGAGAAGCTTTGCCTACCGTTGGAACCTTTTCCCATCTCCGGTGCCTTGAAGTTTCGTTTTGTGATAAAATGAAGGAGTTAATCCCTAGGTGGCTGCTGCAATACCTCCAAAATCTCACAGAAATTACTGTAAGGATTTGCGAGGAAATGGAAGAGATAATAAcagatgatgaagaagaacaagttaACCAGTACGCGAGCTCTGCCTCATCATCAGCTATCATTTCTTATAATCGAAGCAACAACATCAACGATGAGGTTGTTTTACCAAAGTTGCAGATTCTTTATTTACATGCTTTGCCAATACTCAAGAGCATATACAAGGGAAGAATGACTTGTGGTTCTATTCAGCGTATAACAATTTCATTATGTCACAAGCTGGAAAGACTTCCATTTACTCTTCCTCTTCGAAATGGGTAGCCATCAGCTCCTCCAGATCTTGAATTTATCAGAATGGGTGAAAAATCATGGAAAACTTTAGATTGGGATCATCCTCAATACAAGAATGTCCTCCAtccttttgttaaaaaaaactaG
- the LOC129877142 gene encoding uncharacterized protein At5g01610-like: MDQILNKVGSYWIGKRANKEINSVGDDINSLQSSIEGGTKWLVNKLKGKMQKPLPDLLKEYDVPVGIFPRDATNYEFNEETRKLTVYIPSVCEVGYKDSSVLRFSTAVTGYLEKGKLVEIEGMKTKVMVWVKVTAISSEKSKVHFTAGLKKTRSREAYEVLRDGVAIEKF, translated from the exons TAGGTAAAAGAGCCAACAAGGAGATCAATTCCGTCGGAGATGACATTAAC TCATTGCAGAGTAGTATTGAAGGAGGAACAAAATGGCTAGTGAACAAGCTTAAAG GAAAAATGCAAAAGCCATTGCCAGATCTTCTGAAGGAGTATGATGTTCCAGTAGGTATTTTTCCTCGAGATGCCACCAATTACGAGTTTAATGAAGAGACACGGAAGCTCACTGTGTATATACCCTCTGTATGTGAAGTTGGTTACAAGGATTCATCTGTATTACGCTTCTCTACCGCTGTTACTGGATATCTGGAAAAAGGAAAGCTAGTCGAGATTGAAGGAATGAAAACAAAAGTAATGGTGTGGGTAAAAGTTACTGCCATCTCATCAGAAAAATCCAAGGTCCATTTCACAGCTGGGTTGAAGAAAACCCGAAGTAGGGAGGCTTATGAGGTTCTGAGAGATGGAGTAGCTATTGAAAAATTCTAG